One Luteolibacter yonseiensis genomic window carries:
- a CDS encoding S1 family peptidase, with protein sequence MKPILPLFAALLASPLAIAADGPLKEKALALSASNKDSVLFLSAVVEIEVTAGDNPAKKEERKLEMLGTVIGKDGLMVVPLSTLDVASTIDGRMVNGPQGPMKLSAKGTTKEVKILMPDGSETAAKVSFKDTDLDLAFIRPEKPEEVKLTPVDTANSAPMAVLDDVIILGRLGKDLNREPVVMTNEVISLISKPRTFGKIATQVLGMPVFNKDGKFLGIGINRFTPKSDSEQGPAPSNVVLPAADLLESAAQAK encoded by the coding sequence ATGAAACCAATCCTCCCGCTTTTCGCCGCGCTTCTTGCCTCGCCTCTCGCCATCGCGGCCGATGGTCCCCTCAAGGAAAAGGCGCTCGCGCTCTCCGCTTCCAATAAGGACTCCGTGCTGTTCCTCAGCGCGGTGGTGGAGATCGAGGTGACGGCAGGGGACAATCCTGCGAAAAAGGAAGAAAGAAAGCTGGAGATGCTTGGCACGGTCATTGGAAAGGACGGCCTCATGGTGGTGCCGCTCTCCACGCTGGACGTCGCCTCGACCATCGATGGCCGCATGGTGAATGGTCCCCAGGGGCCGATGAAGCTCTCCGCCAAGGGCACGACGAAAGAAGTGAAGATCCTGATGCCCGATGGTTCGGAAACGGCTGCCAAGGTCTCGTTCAAGGATACCGACCTCGACCTCGCGTTCATCCGTCCGGAGAAGCCCGAGGAGGTGAAGCTCACTCCTGTCGATACCGCGAACAGCGCGCCGATGGCGGTGCTGGACGACGTCATCATCCTCGGAAGATTGGGCAAGGATCTCAACCGCGAACCGGTGGTGATGACGAACGAGGTCATCTCGCTGATCAGCAAGCCACGCACTTTTGGAAAGATCGCCACACAGGTGCTGGGCATGCCCGTATTCAACAAGGATGGGAAATTCCTCGGCATCGGTATCAACCGGTTCACCCCCAAGAGCGACAGCGAGCAAGGCCCCGCTCCCTCGAACGTCGTGCTGCCCGCCGCGGATCTCCTGGAGTCCGCCGCGCAGGCGAAGTGA
- a CDS encoding PDZ domain-containing protein, which translates to MLSIPKFALAISVAVPCIQSTAFAKADPQVEAAVRAVYPALVRIHVVAEEGGAGRMQKGRASGSGTIISPDGYILTNHHVAGRATRITVRLADRQELRATLVGTDPLSDLAVLKIDRKNLRDPEAPLPVAKFGDSSTLEVGDAVLAMGSPAGVSQSVTQGIVANTEMIAPGGAMRLDGESVGELVRWIGHDAVIFPGNSGGPLVNLQGEIIGVNEIGIGSLGGAIPSNLARKVADELIATGQVKRSWVGLNAQPLLKSTDAKAGILVGGTISGSPAEKAGLKAGDIITRCNGTDIAASRAPEDVPVFNRILLEAAIGSEVTFEGVRDGQPMTWKAVSNVREPAEPREKELLSWGVTARDLTELNAKELLRDDNKAVLVQSIRPGGAAAASKPALVPGDLIVAVSDKPTPNLAELMKVSNEITEGKTEPVPVLVSYERDGRSYLTVVKIGPEPDADKPGLVKKAWIGIDTQVISSDLAGALGIPGAKGVRVTQVHPGTSAEKAGLKTGDLLLKLDGQVIPTSRPEESDVFPALIRQYKIGTEAALNIRRGAEDLVIKVPLDASPEGTSELDSHECETLEFTSRDLGQADRVSEKLPEDFKGVLITNVAPAGWAALGGLAPGDILISADGKPVDSIETLKPILADLEKNSRSPIVLFVRRGITTRYIELEPGW; encoded by the coding sequence ATGCTTTCCATCCCCAAGTTCGCCCTCGCCATCTCCGTGGCGGTTCCATGCATCCAGAGTACGGCCTTCGCAAAGGCGGATCCACAGGTGGAGGCGGCGGTGCGGGCGGTCTATCCGGCGCTGGTCCGCATCCATGTGGTGGCGGAGGAGGGCGGCGCGGGCCGCATGCAGAAGGGGCGTGCGAGCGGTTCCGGCACGATCATTTCTCCCGATGGCTACATTCTGACCAACCACCACGTGGCGGGCCGCGCGACACGCATCACGGTGCGGTTGGCGGACCGCCAGGAACTGCGGGCCACATTGGTGGGTACGGATCCGCTGTCGGACCTCGCGGTTTTGAAGATTGATCGGAAAAACCTCCGCGATCCGGAGGCGCCGCTGCCGGTCGCGAAATTCGGTGACAGTTCGACGCTTGAGGTGGGCGATGCGGTGCTGGCGATGGGCAGTCCGGCGGGTGTTTCGCAATCCGTCACGCAGGGCATCGTCGCGAACACCGAAATGATCGCACCCGGCGGAGCGATGCGGTTGGACGGTGAATCGGTGGGTGAACTGGTGCGCTGGATCGGCCATGACGCGGTGATTTTTCCGGGGAATTCCGGTGGTCCGCTGGTCAATCTCCAGGGCGAGATCATCGGAGTGAACGAAATCGGCATCGGCAGTCTGGGCGGGGCGATTCCCTCGAATCTCGCGCGGAAAGTGGCGGATGAGCTGATCGCGACCGGCCAGGTGAAGCGGAGCTGGGTGGGCTTGAACGCACAGCCGTTGCTCAAGTCGACGGACGCGAAGGCCGGGATCCTCGTGGGTGGAACCATCAGCGGATCACCTGCTGAAAAAGCGGGGCTGAAGGCGGGTGACATCATCACCCGCTGCAATGGCACGGACATCGCGGCGTCCCGTGCGCCGGAGGATGTCCCGGTGTTCAACCGGATCTTGTTGGAAGCGGCCATCGGCTCGGAAGTAACCTTCGAGGGAGTGCGCGACGGTCAGCCGATGACATGGAAGGCCGTCAGCAACGTTCGCGAGCCTGCCGAACCGCGGGAAAAGGAACTGCTTTCGTGGGGCGTCACCGCACGGGACCTGACGGAGTTGAATGCGAAGGAGCTCCTCCGCGACGACAACAAGGCGGTGCTCGTACAGAGCATCCGGCCCGGAGGTGCCGCAGCGGCTTCGAAGCCCGCGCTCGTTCCTGGCGACCTCATTGTGGCGGTGTCGGACAAACCGACGCCGAATCTGGCGGAACTCATGAAGGTCAGCAATGAAATCACCGAAGGCAAAACCGAGCCGGTGCCTGTTCTGGTTTCCTATGAGCGGGACGGCCGGAGTTACCTCACCGTTGTGAAAATCGGACCCGAACCGGATGCTGACAAACCCGGCCTGGTGAAAAAGGCATGGATCGGCATCGACACCCAGGTGATTTCCTCGGACCTCGCGGGAGCACTCGGCATTCCCGGAGCGAAGGGCGTGCGGGTGACGCAGGTCCATCCCGGCACCAGCGCCGAGAAGGCGGGATTGAAGACAGGAGATCTCCTCTTGAAGCTCGATGGTCAGGTGATCCCGACGTCACGCCCCGAGGAATCCGATGTCTTTCCCGCCCTCATCCGCCAATACAAGATCGGCACGGAGGCCGCGCTCAACATCCGCCGTGGTGCGGAGGATCTCGTCATCAAGGTGCCGCTCGACGCCAGCCCGGAAGGAACCTCCGAACTGGATTCCCATGAATGCGAGACTCTGGAGTTCACCTCCCGCGACCTCGGCCAGGCGGACCGCGTGAGCGAGAAACTGCCGGAGGATTTCAAGGGCGTGCTCATTACCAATGTCGCTCCCGCAGGCTGGGCCGCTCTGGGAGGGCTTGCTCCGGGGGACATCCTGATCTCCGCGGATGGCAAGCCGGTGGATTCCATCGAAACCCTGAAACCAATCCTTGCGGATCTGGAGAAAAACAGCAGAAGTCCCATAGTGCTTTTCGTCCGGCGGGGAATCACCACCCGTTACATCGAGCTGGAACCGGGCTGGTGA
- a CDS encoding YkvA family protein, translating to MSPKQPLSAPRWYSAPRLWRTLIRAAATAGRKTLLAALTLFYCLQDRDTPPWAKGVIVGALGYLVLPTDLIPDIIPGAGFTDDWGAIVAALGTVAAYIKDEHKAKASAQVGRLLGSPNPPPPPEFFE from the coding sequence ATGTCGCCCAAGCAACCACTTTCCGCCCCGCGCTGGTACTCCGCCCCGCGGCTGTGGCGCACTCTCATCCGGGCCGCCGCCACGGCCGGGCGCAAGACGCTGCTCGCGGCCTTGACGCTTTTTTACTGTCTGCAGGATCGCGACACACCGCCATGGGCGAAAGGTGTCATCGTGGGAGCGCTGGGCTACCTCGTCCTGCCCACCGACCTGATCCCGGACATCATTCCCGGCGCGGGATTCACCGACGACTGGGGTGCGATCGTGGCCGCGCTAGGGACCGTCGCGGCCTATATCAAGGATGAGCATAAAGCGAAGGCCTCGGCCCAGGTCGGACGCCTGCTTGGTTCGCCCAATCCACCACCGCCACCCGAATTTTTCGAATAA
- the xerA gene encoding site-specific tyrosine recombinase/integron integrase, which translates to MESHTDRFIRYLATERGLSDAYQSSVRQTLDALAKWVKSRRMELRDIGTDELAAFLVQRKAEGLNAASLRITTVHLKVFFRWLARKGTLEMNPAEPLLAPRPDMTLPETLHASEVGKLLDSIDPSQPLGRRDLAILELFYSSGLRLSELCKVRLEMMDFEEGFMRITGKGNKTRVVRVGKKALAAMENYLTNERPGLVTKKTSSHVFLSVRGGALSPDRVRQIVKERARFAGIEQNIYPHLLRHSFATHLLEGGADLRVIQELLGHADISTTQIYTHVDRQRLKAVHKQFHPRG; encoded by the coding sequence ATGGAATCCCACACCGACCGGTTCATCCGCTATCTCGCCACGGAGCGCGGGCTTTCCGATGCTTATCAGTCCTCTGTCAGGCAGACGCTGGATGCTCTGGCGAAATGGGTGAAATCCCGCCGCATGGAGCTGCGGGACATCGGCACCGACGAGCTGGCGGCGTTTCTCGTGCAACGGAAAGCGGAAGGGCTGAACGCGGCGTCCCTGCGGATCACGACCGTGCACCTGAAAGTGTTTTTCCGCTGGCTGGCGCGGAAGGGAACGCTGGAAATGAACCCGGCCGAGCCACTGCTCGCACCGCGCCCGGACATGACCCTGCCGGAAACCCTGCATGCTTCGGAGGTTGGGAAATTGCTGGACTCGATCGACCCCTCACAGCCGTTGGGACGGCGGGATCTGGCGATTCTGGAATTGTTCTACTCATCCGGGCTGCGGCTTTCCGAGCTGTGCAAGGTCCGGTTGGAGATGATGGATTTCGAGGAAGGATTCATGCGCATCACCGGCAAAGGCAACAAGACCCGGGTGGTGAGGGTCGGTAAAAAAGCACTGGCGGCCATGGAGAATTACCTAACCAACGAGCGACCCGGCCTGGTGACCAAGAAAACCTCGTCCCACGTTTTTCTGAGTGTCCGCGGCGGAGCTTTGTCACCGGACCGGGTGAGACAGATCGTGAAGGAGCGTGCGAGGTTCGCCGGCATTGAACAAAACATCTACCCGCATCTGCTGCGGCATTCGTTCGCGACACACTTGCTGGAGGGCGGTGCGGACCTGCGGGTGATCCAGGAGCTGTTGGGCCATGCGGACATTTCCACCACCCAGATCTACACACACGTGGACCGGCAGCGGCTCAAGGCGGTGCACAAGCAATTCCACCCCCGGGGCTGA
- a CDS encoding twin-arginine translocase TatA/TatE family subunit, with amino-acid sequence MQEMVVIFIIILLLFGAKKLPELARGVGKSMGEFKKARDEFEHEITRAETETRVKEVPGKEPRES; translated from the coding sequence ATGCAGGAGATGGTTGTGATTTTCATCATAATCTTGTTGCTCTTCGGAGCAAAAAAATTGCCCGAGCTTGCCCGCGGAGTCGGCAAGAGCATGGGTGAGTTCAAGAAGGCACGTGACGAGTTCGAGCATGAAATCACCCGCGCGGAGACCGAAACCCGCGTGAAGGAAGTTCCCGGCAAAGAACCACGCGAGTCCTGA
- a CDS encoding fumarate hydratase, which yields MSDKPFFYQDPFPLGPDTTEYERISSDHVSVTEFDGKPILKIAPEALTLLSAEAIKAINFTLRPSHLAQVSAILEDPEASENDRMVALMLLKNAEIASNGILPFCQDTGTATIIGKKGQQVWTGCDDAEFLSKGIYDTYTKENLRYSQTAPLTMYEEVNTKTNLPAQIDLYATEGDSYKFLFVSKGGGSANKTFLYQETKALLNPKRLKEFCTEKMASLGTAACPPYHLAFVIGGTSAENCLKTVKMASTRYYDALPTSGNEHGQAFRDVELEKELLAIARQIGIGAQFGGKYLALDVRVIRLPRHGASCPVGIGVSCSADRQAKAKITKDGLFLEKLEKNPGRFIPEKFRDWKFKGVPIDLDLGMEETLNTLSKYPVTTALALTGTIIVARDIAHAKLKEILDDTGELPEYFRKYPVYYAGPAKTPAGMPSGSFGPTTAGRMDGYVDLFQSHGGSMVMLAKGNRSKQVTEACHKHGGFYLGSAGGPAALLAQDHIRSQEVVDFPELGMEAVWKITVENFPAFILVDNKGNDFFTSLNSCPVCH from the coding sequence ATGTCCGACAAGCCCTTCTTCTATCAGGATCCCTTCCCTCTCGGCCCCGACACCACTGAGTATGAGCGGATCAGTTCGGACCACGTTTCAGTAACCGAATTCGACGGCAAGCCCATTTTGAAGATCGCCCCGGAGGCGCTCACCCTGCTGTCGGCGGAAGCCATCAAGGCCATCAATTTCACCCTCCGTCCCTCTCATCTGGCCCAGGTGTCAGCAATTCTGGAAGACCCTGAGGCATCCGAAAACGACCGCATGGTTGCCCTGATGCTTCTGAAGAATGCGGAAATCGCCTCGAATGGCATCCTCCCCTTCTGTCAGGACACCGGCACGGCGACGATCATTGGCAAAAAGGGCCAGCAGGTCTGGACAGGCTGTGACGACGCGGAATTTCTGTCGAAGGGCATCTACGACACCTACACAAAGGAGAACCTGCGCTACTCTCAAACCGCCCCGCTCACCATGTATGAGGAGGTCAACACCAAGACCAACCTGCCGGCGCAGATCGACCTGTATGCGACGGAAGGAGATTCCTACAAGTTCCTCTTCGTCAGCAAGGGCGGTGGATCGGCAAACAAGACCTTCCTCTACCAGGAAACCAAGGCGCTCCTCAATCCCAAGCGGCTCAAGGAGTTCTGCACCGAGAAAATGGCATCCCTCGGCACGGCGGCCTGCCCGCCTTATCACCTCGCATTTGTCATCGGCGGTACTTCGGCGGAAAACTGCCTCAAAACGGTGAAAATGGCCTCCACGCGTTATTACGACGCCCTGCCGACTTCGGGCAACGAACACGGCCAGGCGTTCCGCGACGTGGAACTGGAAAAGGAACTCCTCGCGATCGCCCGGCAGATCGGCATCGGTGCGCAGTTCGGAGGGAAATATCTCGCGCTCGACGTCCGCGTCATCCGTCTCCCCCGCCACGGCGCGTCATGCCCGGTGGGCATCGGCGTCTCCTGCTCGGCGGACCGCCAAGCGAAGGCGAAGATCACCAAGGACGGTCTTTTCCTGGAAAAACTGGAGAAGAATCCGGGCCGCTTCATCCCGGAGAAATTCCGCGATTGGAAGTTCAAGGGGGTGCCCATCGATCTGGATCTCGGCATGGAGGAAACGCTCAACACACTTTCCAAATACCCTGTCACCACCGCCCTTGCCCTGACAGGCACCATCATCGTGGCCCGCGACATCGCCCATGCGAAACTCAAGGAAATCCTCGATGATACCGGCGAACTGCCCGAATATTTCCGGAAATACCCTGTTTACTACGCCGGCCCGGCGAAAACCCCGGCAGGCATGCCATCCGGCTCCTTCGGTCCCACCACCGCCGGGCGGATGGACGGCTATGTGGATCTTTTCCAATCCCACGGCGGCTCGATGGTCATGCTGGCCAAGGGAAACCGCTCGAAACAAGTCACCGAAGCCTGCCACAAGCACGGCGGTTTCTACCTCGGTTCAGCAGGCGGACCAGCCGCCTTGCTCGCGCAGGATCATATCCGCTCCCAGGAAGTGGTCGATTTCCCGGAACTCGGGATGGAAGCGGTGTGGAAGATCACGGTGGAGAATTTCCCCGCATTCATCCTGGTGGACAACAAGGGGAACGACTTCTTCACCTCCCTGAACTCCTGCCCGGTGTGTCATTGA
- the gpmI gene encoding 2,3-bisphosphoglycerate-independent phosphoglycerate mutase: protein MAKKPVVLIIRDGWGVNPGGEETAKKDGNATLLAKTPFHEVMFAKYPKGFLSASGLDVGLPPGQMGNSEVGHLNLGAGRIVYQDLTRINKSIDEGTLGKNPVFVEALEKAKSSRLHLLGLVSDGGVHSHQDQLIAMVKLAKEAGVEDIFIHAITDGRDTSPTGGEGFVAKVEDEAAKSGARIATVIGRYFAMDRDKRWDRVKLAWDAIVLGKGEKREVLASEAIADYYRLDKTDEFMPPMIFTEADTQRVRDGDVVLFFNFRSDRARELSEAFLYPDFDGFDREVTPKIHFVTLTQYDEKYGCPEIFSAQTLDMVLGQTVANAGMTQMRIAETEKYPHVTYFFNGGEEVAYEGEDRVIIPSPKDVPTYDFKPEMSARQVTDTVVAKLKDYDMVILNFANPDMVGHTGVVEAAMKACETIDADVKEIAEETLRLGGKLLITADHGNCEFMRNADGSPNTAHTTNLVHLFYVAEDADQYTVADGILADVAPTLLDMLGLAQPKQMTGKSLLVRKTDQPVRKAVKSAAKQASVPTPVAKPAATLLEKKKSLVKKSKGSLKKWSR from the coding sequence ATGGCCAAGAAACCTGTAGTGCTCATCATTCGCGACGGCTGGGGTGTGAATCCCGGGGGAGAAGAAACCGCAAAAAAGGACGGAAACGCGACCCTGCTCGCGAAGACGCCTTTCCACGAGGTGATGTTCGCCAAATATCCGAAAGGTTTCCTCAGCGCTTCCGGCCTTGATGTCGGCCTGCCACCGGGGCAGATGGGGAATTCGGAGGTCGGCCACCTCAATCTCGGAGCCGGCCGCATCGTTTATCAGGATCTGACCCGCATCAACAAATCCATCGACGAAGGCACGCTCGGGAAAAACCCCGTCTTCGTCGAAGCCCTTGAAAAGGCGAAATCCAGCCGTCTCCACCTTCTCGGCCTCGTGTCCGACGGAGGCGTGCACAGCCATCAAGACCAGCTCATCGCCATGGTGAAGCTGGCGAAGGAAGCGGGTGTCGAAGACATTTTCATCCACGCCATCACCGATGGCCGTGACACCTCGCCGACCGGCGGCGAAGGATTCGTCGCGAAGGTCGAGGACGAGGCGGCGAAATCCGGCGCACGCATCGCCACGGTGATCGGGCGCTATTTCGCCATGGACCGCGACAAGCGTTGGGATCGTGTGAAGCTGGCTTGGGATGCGATCGTTCTGGGCAAGGGCGAAAAGCGCGAGGTGCTCGCTAGCGAAGCCATCGCCGACTACTACCGCCTGGACAAGACCGACGAGTTCATGCCGCCGATGATTTTCACGGAGGCCGACACCCAGCGCGTCCGCGACGGCGACGTCGTCCTGTTCTTCAATTTCCGCTCGGACCGTGCCCGCGAACTTTCCGAGGCGTTCCTCTATCCTGACTTCGACGGCTTCGACCGCGAGGTCACGCCGAAGATCCACTTCGTCACCCTGACCCAGTATGATGAAAAATACGGTTGTCCGGAAATCTTCTCCGCCCAGACGCTCGACATGGTGCTCGGCCAGACGGTCGCAAACGCCGGCATGACCCAGATGCGCATCGCGGAAACCGAGAAATACCCGCACGTCACCTATTTCTTCAACGGCGGCGAGGAAGTCGCATACGAAGGCGAGGACCGTGTCATCATCCCGTCGCCGAAAGACGTGCCGACCTATGATTTCAAACCGGAGATGAGCGCCCGCCAGGTGACCGACACCGTCGTCGCCAAGCTCAAGGATTATGACATGGTCATTCTCAACTTCGCCAACCCCGACATGGTCGGTCACACCGGCGTTGTCGAGGCCGCCATGAAAGCCTGCGAGACCATTGATGCCGATGTGAAGGAGATCGCCGAGGAAACACTCCGCCTCGGTGGCAAACTCCTCATCACCGCGGACCACGGAAACTGCGAGTTCATGCGGAATGCCGACGGCTCGCCGAACACCGCTCACACGACGAACCTCGTCCACCTCTTCTACGTCGCGGAGGATGCGGACCAATACACTGTGGCGGACGGGATTCTCGCGGACGTCGCCCCGACGCTGTTGGACATGCTGGGGCTCGCCCAGCCGAAGCAGATGACCGGAAAAAGCCTGCTCGTCCGCAAAACGGACCAACCCGTCAGAAAAGCGGTGAAATCCGCCGCGAAGCAGGCCTCCGTTCCCACACCCGTTGCCAAACCAGCGGCGACGCTGCTCGAGAAGAAGAAATCTCTTGTGAAAAAGAGCAAGGGTTCGCTGAAAAAGTGGAGCCGCTGA
- a CDS encoding sialate O-acetylesterase, translating into MFTSKTQWLVVLLVAQSATAEITLAPLFQDGGVLQRDKPVPVWGRASAGKSVSVTFGGQTKTTTADAGGRWQVSLDPMTANAESRTMGVTEQGLPPVEVKDLLVGEVWLGSGQSNMEFIIKRTRKEDQDEAASGPVPGMRIFSVPKVVNSVRQETVKAKWEPATPENAADFSAVAYLFGKKLAEELKVPIGMIHSSWGGSRIEPWWAEEGLEGIPELEKTRNERLARSPGFPEYDKPYRNYITAVRSWADEAAKALDNSLPAPEMPKAPELLKLGSGSEVGTYQAMIHPLVPYALRGFLWYQGESNNGEGMAYTAKMQALIAGWRKQFKAADAPFLFVQLAPFNYDGNRANGLPEIWWAQQEVLKIPHTGMAVTNDIGNIRDIHPTNKGDIARRLALWALADTYGKKDIVKSGPLFSQYKAVDGGIAIAFDHTGGGLATRDGKSPTLFEIAGIDGDYKPADAKISADGKTILLTSSAVAKPDRARFAWSQSAEPNLINKEGLPAGAFNTHWPNDPTLGHKVSVGKPHQSSHPNTHNWDSGLTDGTWGNESSTCYATSESPDFPKTVTVDLGSVQPIHVINYGTPDVGATKTVAVSVSEDGKNFTEVGRNEFPRKKARTAQARFAAKQVRYVRATFIDSHPKQDQYSETFGFLSELEAYTP; encoded by the coding sequence ATGTTCACATCCAAGACCCAATGGTTGGTGGTACTGCTTGTCGCGCAGTCGGCGACGGCGGAAATCACCCTTGCCCCCCTGTTTCAAGACGGCGGCGTGCTCCAGCGCGACAAACCCGTGCCCGTGTGGGGTCGCGCCAGCGCTGGCAAATCCGTGAGTGTCACCTTCGGCGGACAAACCAAAACCACCACCGCCGATGCGGGAGGACGTTGGCAGGTATCGCTCGATCCCATGACAGCGAACGCGGAAAGCCGGACGATGGGAGTGACGGAACAAGGGCTCCCGCCCGTGGAGGTGAAAGACCTGCTCGTCGGCGAGGTCTGGCTCGGCAGCGGGCAGTCCAACATGGAATTCATCATCAAGCGCACGCGGAAGGAAGATCAGGACGAAGCGGCAAGCGGCCCAGTGCCCGGAATGCGGATTTTCAGCGTGCCGAAGGTGGTCAACAGCGTGCGCCAGGAGACCGTGAAAGCCAAATGGGAGCCGGCCACTCCGGAAAACGCGGCGGATTTCTCAGCCGTCGCCTACCTGTTCGGTAAAAAACTCGCCGAGGAACTGAAGGTGCCCATCGGCATGATCCACAGCTCGTGGGGTGGCTCCCGCATCGAGCCATGGTGGGCGGAAGAAGGTCTGGAAGGCATTCCGGAACTGGAAAAAACGAGAAACGAGCGACTCGCCCGCAGCCCCGGCTTCCCCGAGTATGACAAGCCCTACCGCAACTACATCACGGCGGTCCGCAGTTGGGCGGATGAAGCGGCCAAGGCGCTGGACAACTCCCTCCCCGCCCCCGAGATGCCGAAAGCCCCCGAACTCCTCAAGCTCGGCTCGGGTTCGGAAGTGGGAACCTACCAGGCGATGATCCATCCGCTCGTCCCCTACGCGCTGCGGGGTTTCCTCTGGTACCAGGGCGAATCGAACAACGGGGAAGGCATGGCCTACACCGCGAAAATGCAGGCGCTCATCGCCGGCTGGCGCAAGCAGTTCAAGGCGGCGGACGCACCGTTCCTTTTCGTCCAGCTCGCGCCCTTCAATTATGATGGCAACCGTGCGAACGGTCTCCCCGAAATCTGGTGGGCGCAGCAGGAGGTGTTGAAAATCCCCCACACCGGCATGGCCGTCACCAATGACATCGGCAATATCCGCGACATCCACCCGACGAACAAGGGTGACATCGCCCGCCGCCTCGCGCTGTGGGCGCTCGCCGATACCTACGGGAAGAAGGACATTGTGAAATCCGGCCCGCTGTTTTCCCAGTACAAGGCCGTCGATGGCGGCATCGCCATCGCCTTCGACCATACCGGAGGCGGTCTCGCGACGCGCGATGGCAAGTCCCCCACCCTGTTTGAGATCGCCGGCATCGATGGCGACTACAAGCCTGCGGATGCTAAAATCTCCGCTGACGGGAAAACCATCCTGCTGACCAGCTCCGCCGTCGCGAAGCCTGATCGGGCCCGCTTCGCCTGGTCACAGTCCGCCGAGCCGAATCTCATCAACAAGGAAGGCCTTCCCGCCGGAGCATTCAACACGCATTGGCCGAACGATCCCACCCTGGGCCACAAGGTTTCCGTCGGCAAACCGCATCAATCCAGCCACCCGAACACCCACAACTGGGACTCCGGCCTGACAGACGGCACCTGGGGCAATGAATCCTCCACCTGCTACGCCACCAGCGAATCGCCGGATTTCCCAAAGACCGTCACGGTCGATCTGGGCTCCGTCCAACCAATCCACGTGATCAACTATGGCACGCCGGATGTCGGAGCTACGAAAACAGTCGCGGTTTCGGTCAGCGAGGATGGCAAGAATTTTACCGAAGTCGGTCGCAACGAATTCCCCCGGAAGAAGGCAAGAACCGCGCAGGCGCGGTTCGCCGCCAAACAAGTCCGCTACGTCCGCGCGACCTTCATCGACAGCCATCCGAAGCAGGACCAGTACAGCGAGACCTTCGGATTCCTCTCCGAGCTGGAAGCATACACTCCGTGA
- a CDS encoding uracil-DNA glycosylase — MIRPVDVLLEFLAAEQARGVTHVHLDEGAREGLREVFALAKSGGTPAPMPVREEPSVANVEKPRIEISLEETKPVVVSTELSITGSTRGEQLASLRLQAENWGPAKALGSLRDTMVFSTGNPEARVMLVGEAPGYQEEREREPFVGPAGQKLNDILKAMGIAREEVYISNIVKFRPATAKQTTNNRKPTPEEMEACMPFVRAEIGIVKPECIIALGGTAAEGLLRLEGSVTSMRGKWHEISGTPLRVTYHPSYLLQSGGSTNVKRQVWEDMLAVMEKLALPISEKQRGYFLPKA; from the coding sequence GTGATCCGTCCTGTCGATGTCCTGTTGGAATTTCTCGCCGCCGAGCAAGCTCGCGGAGTGACGCACGTCCATTTGGACGAAGGCGCTCGGGAAGGATTGAGGGAGGTGTTCGCCCTGGCGAAGTCCGGAGGAACACCCGCCCCCATGCCCGTCCGGGAAGAGCCTTCGGTGGCAAATGTGGAGAAACCCCGCATCGAAATTTCCCTCGAGGAGACAAAGCCCGTGGTGGTCTCCACCGAGCTTTCCATCACCGGATCGACCCGCGGGGAACAACTCGCCTCCCTGCGTCTCCAGGCGGAGAACTGGGGTCCGGCGAAAGCGTTGGGATCCCTGCGTGACACGATGGTCTTCTCCACCGGAAACCCCGAGGCACGCGTGATGCTGGTCGGCGAGGCTCCGGGCTACCAGGAGGAAAGGGAGCGCGAACCATTCGTGGGTCCGGCCGGACAGAAGTTGAACGATATCCTGAAGGCGATGGGTATCGCCCGCGAGGAGGTCTATATCTCCAACATCGTGAAATTCCGCCCCGCCACGGCGAAACAAACGACAAACAACCGCAAACCGACCCCCGAGGAAATGGAGGCCTGCATGCCGTTCGTCCGCGCGGAGATCGGCATCGTGAAACCCGAGTGCATCATCGCCCTGGGCGGCACCGCGGCGGAAGGGTTGCTCCGGCTGGAAGGTTCCGTGACGTCCATGCGTGGAAAGTGGCACGAGATTTCCGGCACGCCCCTCCGCGTGACCTATCATCCCAGCTACCTGCTCCAGAGCGGTGGCAGCACCAACGTGAAACGCCAGGTGTGGGAGGACATGCTGGCGGTGATGGAGAAGCTGGCGCTTCCCATTTCAGAAAAACAGCGGGGTTACTTCCTGCCGAAGGCCTGA